From one Magnolia sinica isolate HGM2019 chromosome 18, MsV1, whole genome shotgun sequence genomic stretch:
- the LOC131233130 gene encoding uncharacterized protein LOC131233130 isoform X1 — translation MENPFTVKVGQVFTGFGVGCGIGIGVGRPLNLGAIPVLQQVMSATKGATDAFSGVGRHVNNSLRRLGVKGVEAGVGCGVGFGHGFGIGVAIKPGVVHQIQSCLGQAAVKVMTKIGIAPGSVSQSIIPGSLQSSMNMTTGTSDGNVQKTVRNAMQLTTKSTESASYGVRDEGLHEDFKYESFALKGSPSETPLGSRSEKVISSFLQNPALKNGDETEIGELAGQLRSENNALQVLLKHQQLIEELMEENEQLRRVLMEDLKVLPSKLQGGTRSLESNNPCLDCFECRRRRRKSTR, via the exons ATGGAGAATCCGTTTACGGTGAAGGTGGGACAGGTCTTCACAGGCTTCGGCGTCGGCTGCGGGATTGGAATCGGCGTTGGTCGTCCTTTAAACTTAG GTGCTATACCGGTCCTGCAACAAGTTATGAGTGCCACCAAAGGTGCTACCGATGCCTTTTCTGGTGTCGGGAGACATGTTAATAATTCT TTAAGAAGGTTGGGAGTGAAGGGCGTCGAAGCGGGTGTTGGATGTGGAGTTGGTTTTGGCCATGGTTTTGGAATAG GCGTTGCTATAAAGCCTGGAGTAGTGCATCAGATCCAATCTTGTCTTGGA CAAGCAGCGGTGAAGGTGATGACAAAAATAGGGATTGCGCCTGGATCTGTCAGTCAGAGTATCATTCCGGGGTCACTGCAAAGCAGCATGAATATGACAACTGGGACGTCTGATGGAAATGTGCAAAAGACAGTTAGAAATGCCATGCAGTTGACAACTAAATCTACTGAAAGTGCATCATATGGTGTGAGAGACGAAGGTTTGCATGAGGATTTCAAGTATGAATCTTTTGCATTGAAAGGATCTCCATCAGAAACACCACTTGGCAGCCGCTCTGAAAAAGTCATCAGCAGTTTCTTGCAGAATCCAGCATTGAAAAATGGGGATGAAACGGAGATTGGTGAATTG GCTGGACAGTTGCGATCAGAAAACAATGCGCTTCAAGTG CTATTGAAACATCAACAATTAATTGAAGAGCTGATGGAAGAGAATGAGCAGCTCCGTCGGGTACTCATGGAAGACCTGAAAGTTTTGCCTAGCAAGCTCCAAGGCGGCACCAGAAGCTTAGAATCCAACAACCCCTGTTTGGATTGTTTCGAATgccgtagaagaagaagaaaatcaactCGGTAA
- the LOC131233516 gene encoding uclacyanin-3-like: MATPPALLFILFAIPAAYAADYTVGDSSGWSTGVDYSTWASGKKFAVGDTLLFTYGGLHSVDEVSKSDYDSCSSSNAINSFNDGNTSIALSKAGAHYFLCPAIGHCSQGMKLAVTVSASGSPTPGGTPSTTPGTPSTSTRPSGATAKIGHMNAMGLGVLMVLAPLIMVMG; the protein is encoded by the exons ATGGCCACACCACCTGCTCTCCTCTTCATCCTTTTCGCTATTCCGGCCGCCTACGCTGCCGATTACACTGTGGGTGATTCGTCCGGATGGAGTACCGGTGTGGATTACTCCACGTGGGCGTCCGGGAAGAAGTTTGCTGTTGGTGATACACTCT TGTTTACCTACGGTGGATTGCATTCGGTGGATGAGGTGAGCAAATCCGACTATGACAGTTGCAGCTCGAGCAATGCCATTAACAGCTTTAACGATGGAAATACTAGCATTGCACTAAGTAAGGCGGGTGCACATTACTTCTTGTGTCCCGCAATAGGCCACTGTAGTCAGGGGATGAAACTAGCGGTCACGGTCTCTGCTTCGGGCTCCCCCACACCAGGCGGTACACCATCAACCACGCCGGGCACGCCGAGTACCTCGACGAGACCCAGTGGAGCAACGGCCAAGATTGGTCACATGAATGCTATGGGGCttggagttttgatggttttggCACCTTTGATCATGGTCATGGGTTAG
- the LOC131233687 gene encoding uncharacterized protein At2g29880-like produces MTDSFNVTSTPTQSPIRTPPVPTRSSPRGKTVKSLAEPLSRAAKIKWTTAMDQILFDTFIEQVALGRRADNGFKREAYQIAAEEVTKHTDVAVQWQNVSNRLRYYKREYNAVKDMLAASGFGWDNERMVVTAPDEVWEEYLRSHPRAERLRGKRIERMDDLAVICGSDQATGRYVQGSRSMAASASSSRLQRDLNEAWREVDDMDDTIDLSEDYVTDSTGTIPLPSDSPVMGHHDSRSTPTHTSDSDVNRGGTGTRKRSRPPRPCDVLGTSLQTVADSMMKFGLGEEVNHTSKVLDVLEEVKGLTSSEFLEVGRILSKDKSLASFFVSLRPERRMEWLKKTLRDHFGDGGVGPV; encoded by the exons ATGACAGACTCCTTTAATGTTACATCAACACCGACCCAATCACCCATAAGAACACCGCCGGTTCCCACTCGAAGTTCTCCGCGTGGGAAGACGGTGAAATCTCTAGCGGAGCCTTTATCTAGAGccgcaaagatcaaatggactacTGCTATGGATCAGATTCTGTTCGACACATTTATCGAACAGGTTGCATTAGGGCGTAGAGCTGATAATGGTTTCAAGCGGGAGGCATACCAAATTGCGGCTGAAGAAGTTACGAAGCATACTGACGTAGCCGTCCAGTGGCAAAACGTGTCGAATCGGTTGAGATATTATAAAAGAGAGTATAATGCAGTGAAAGACATGCTAGCAGCGAGTGGGTTTGGTTGGGACAATGAGAGGATGGTGGTCACGGCTCCAGATGAAGTCTGGGAGGAGTATCTTAGG TCTCACCCACGTGCCGAACGACTCCGAGGGAAACGCATCGAAAGGATGGATGACCTTGCAGTAATTTGCGGATCTGACCAGGCCACCGGACGCTATGTGCAAGGCAGTAGGAGTATGGCTGCATCAGCATCATCTTCTCGTCTTCAGCGAGATCTTAATGAAGCATGGAGAGAGGTTGATGATATGGATGATACTATTGACCTATCAGAGGATTATGTAACAGACTCCACAGGGACTATTCCATTACCATCAGACAGTCCTGTGATGGGACATCATGACTCCCGCAGTACTCCCACTCACACTTCTGATTCTGATGTTAACCGAGGAGGGACAGGTACACGGAAACGTTCACGCCCTCCTCGTCCCTGTGATGTATTGGGGACCTCTCTGCAGACCGTAGCCGACTCGATGATGAAATTTGGCCTTGGTGAAGAGGTCAATCACACAAGCAAGGTTCTTGATGTGCTAGAAGAGGTGAAAGGCCTGACCAGCTCTGAATTTCTTGAAGTTGGTCGGATCCTAAGTAAGGACAAGTCACTTGCGTCATTCTTTGTCAGTCTCCGACCCGAGCGCCGAATGGAGTGGTTAAAGAAAACACTCCGTGATCACTTTGGTGATGGAGGTGTTGGACCTGTCTGA
- the LOC131233130 gene encoding uncharacterized protein LOC131233130 isoform X2, translated as MENPFTVKVGQVFTGFGVGCGIGIGVGRPLNLGAIPVLQQVMSATKGATDAFSGVGRHVNNSLRRLGVKGVEAGVGCGVGFGHGFGIGVAIKPGVVHQIQSCLGQAAVKVMTKIGIAPGSVSQSIIPGSLQSSMNMTTGTSDGNVQKTVRNAMQLTTKSTESASYGVRDEGLHEDFKYESFALKGSPSETPLGSRSEKVISSFLQNPALKNGDETEIGELAGQLRSENNALQVVSFS; from the exons ATGGAGAATCCGTTTACGGTGAAGGTGGGACAGGTCTTCACAGGCTTCGGCGTCGGCTGCGGGATTGGAATCGGCGTTGGTCGTCCTTTAAACTTAG GTGCTATACCGGTCCTGCAACAAGTTATGAGTGCCACCAAAGGTGCTACCGATGCCTTTTCTGGTGTCGGGAGACATGTTAATAATTCT TTAAGAAGGTTGGGAGTGAAGGGCGTCGAAGCGGGTGTTGGATGTGGAGTTGGTTTTGGCCATGGTTTTGGAATAG GCGTTGCTATAAAGCCTGGAGTAGTGCATCAGATCCAATCTTGTCTTGGA CAAGCAGCGGTGAAGGTGATGACAAAAATAGGGATTGCGCCTGGATCTGTCAGTCAGAGTATCATTCCGGGGTCACTGCAAAGCAGCATGAATATGACAACTGGGACGTCTGATGGAAATGTGCAAAAGACAGTTAGAAATGCCATGCAGTTGACAACTAAATCTACTGAAAGTGCATCATATGGTGTGAGAGACGAAGGTTTGCATGAGGATTTCAAGTATGAATCTTTTGCATTGAAAGGATCTCCATCAGAAACACCACTTGGCAGCCGCTCTGAAAAAGTCATCAGCAGTTTCTTGCAGAATCCAGCATTGAAAAATGGGGATGAAACGGAGATTGGTGAATTG GCTGGACAGTTGCGATCAGAAAACAATGCGCTTCAAGTGGTGAGCTTTTCCTAA
- the LOC131233726 gene encoding protein ALP1-like translates to MDSSDEDEMKRVIMSQAVSAYVQAVGEYCHYYMFKQPARHGDDERAKFINSIIWASDGDCLDQLRMNRDSFFELCTLIREKTRLRDTRDVSLEEQVVIFLHTLGHNVRNRVLGHRFIRSEETVSRHFHRVLTAIVSLYPDLVKSAGTETPLEIQANLNWSAYFQDCLGAIDGTHIPAHVLAVDQASFRNRKGVLSQNVLAACSFDMKFTYVLAGWEGSASDARVLHNAMTRSDDPLIVPNGKYYVVDAGYAHSPGFMAPYRGVRYHLQKYRTGRAPANIKELFNYRHAQLRNAIERCFGVLKDRFPILKSAMQYEFQTQVQIVIACCVLHNYIRTENESRLDSDFVGISAADGVAIPTPVEVSTNDSVNGPFE, encoded by the exons ATGGATTCTTCAGATGAGGATGAGATGAAGAGGGTAATTATGTCTCAAGCGGTGTCAGCTTATGTACAGGCTGTTGGGGAATATTGTCACTACTACATGTTCAAACAACCGGCGCGTCATGGGGATGATGAGCGAGCGAAGTTCATCAATTCTATTATTTGGGCTAGCGATGGAGATTGTTTAGATCAACTTAGGATGAATCGagattcattttttgaactatGTACGCTGATACGCGAGAAGACAAGACTCCGTGATACTCGTGATGTTAGTCTTGAAGAACAAGTAGTTATTTTTCTACACACATTGGGACACAATGTTCGCAACCGGGTTTTAGGTCACAGATTTATTCGATCAGAAGAGACTGTCAGTCGGCACTTTCACCGTGTTCTAACGGCAATTGTATCACTATACCCCGATTTAGTTAAATCAGCCGGAACAGAGACGCCGTTGGAGATCCAAGCAAATCTAAATTGGTCTGCTTACTTTCAG GATTGCCTTGGTGCAATTGATGGAACACACATTCCTGCACATGTTCTAGCGGTTGACCAGGCGAGTTTTCGCAATCGTAAAGGGGTCCTCTCCCAGAATGTCCTGGCAGCGTGTTCATTCGATATGAAATTTACATATGTATTGGCCGGTTGGGAGGGTTCTGCTTCGGATGCGAGGGTGCTACACAACGCAATGACTCGATCAGATGATCCCTTGATTGTCCCAAACG gaaaatattacgtTGTCGACGCTGGATACGCTCATTCACCTGGTTTCATGGCTCCATACCGGGGCGTTCGATATCACTTACAGAAGTATCGAACCGGGAGAGCGCCTGCAAACATAAAGGAGCTGTTTAATTATCGACATGCACAATTGCGCAATGCAATCGAGCGTTGTTTTGGTGTTTTGAAAGACAGATTTCCCATATTGAAGAGCGCTATGCAGTATGAATTTCAAACACAAGTCCAAATTGTGATAGCATGTTGTGTCCTACACAATTATATACGTACCGAAAATGAGTCTCGACTAGACAGCGATTTCGTTGGTATATCTGCAGCCGATGGGGTGGCTATCCCGACACCTGTAGAGGTATCAACTAATGATAGCGTCAATGGTCCATTCGAGTAA